In one window of Leptospira sp. WS92.C1 DNA:
- a CDS encoding zinc-dependent alcohol dehydrogenase family protein, whose translation MKAIVINGFGGFEVFEKKEIPKPSLISGHVIIRVKATSVNPVDYKIRKFGPPIAPAFPAVLHGDVAGIIEEVADDVAAWKVGDEVFGCVGGVIGTGGALAELILADAKLLGPKPKNLSFEESAVLPLVSITAWEGLFEKGNIQAGNKILITGGAGGVGHIAVQLARWAGARVLATASGKEKQTLALKLGAEAVSGRSEKEIREAALVVFGSEELDLAFDTGGGSGFEIAIALVKRKGKAITINGSGTFNLGQAHSKSLDLAIVFMLIPLLYGEGRAQHGLILKEISRLVENGILRPILDPEIFSWTKIGDAHKKLEEGRTIGKIAVRID comes from the coding sequence ATGAAAGCAATCGTAATCAACGGTTTTGGAGGGTTTGAAGTTTTTGAAAAAAAAGAAATCCCGAAACCGAGTCTGATTTCCGGCCATGTGATCATTCGTGTCAAGGCAACGAGCGTAAATCCTGTGGATTATAAGATTCGAAAATTCGGCCCTCCGATCGCACCCGCTTTTCCCGCCGTTTTACACGGAGACGTTGCGGGCATTATCGAAGAGGTTGCGGATGACGTTGCCGCATGGAAGGTCGGAGACGAGGTGTTCGGTTGTGTGGGCGGTGTGATCGGAACGGGCGGGGCTCTCGCGGAGCTGATTCTCGCGGATGCGAAATTACTCGGACCAAAACCAAAAAATCTCAGTTTTGAGGAATCGGCGGTTCTTCCGTTGGTTTCCATTACCGCGTGGGAAGGGCTTTTTGAAAAAGGAAACATCCAAGCCGGAAATAAAATTTTAATCACCGGCGGAGCGGGCGGCGTGGGTCATATCGCGGTTCAACTCGCTCGTTGGGCGGGGGCAAGGGTCTTGGCGACCGCAAGCGGAAAAGAAAAACAAACGTTGGCTTTAAAACTTGGAGCCGAAGCGGTAAGCGGAAGATCGGAAAAAGAAATTCGAGAGGCCGCACTCGTCGTCTTTGGTTCGGAGGAATTGGACCTTGCGTTTGATACCGGAGGAGGAAGTGGTTTTGAAATCGCGATCGCTTTGGTGAAAAGAAAGGGAAAGGCGATTACGATCAACGGATCTGGAACCTTTAACTTAGGACAAGCACATTCCAAAAGTCTGGATTTGGCCATTGTCTTTATGCTGATTCCTCTTTTGTATGGAGAAGGTCGAGCGCAACACGGTCTGATTCTAAAAGAAATTTCAAGACTTGTGGAGAACGGAATTTTGCGCCCGATTTTGGATCCAGAAATATTCTCTTGGACCAAGATTGGAGACGCTCATAAAAAACTCGAAGAGGGAAGGACGATCGGTAAAATCGCGGTTCGTATCGATTGA